A genomic window from Pseudocitrobacter corydidari includes:
- the pxpC gene encoding 5-oxoprolinase subunit PxpC — MLKLIRAGLYTSVQDSGREGLRQSGISRCGALDKPALITANLLVGNDANAAALEITLGQVSVEFTRDGWFALTGAGCDAQLDDKPVWSGWRQWAKAGQQLVLKRPVHGIRSYLAVAGGIDVPLVLGSRSTDLKVGVGGLEGRRLQDGDTLPLGEAVRQFDGPQGVKQLQHSNRIRALPGPEYHEFDKASQEAFWRSPWQLSPQSNRMGYRLQGQPLMRQTDREMYSHGLLPGVVQVPHNGQPIVLMNDAQTTGGYPRIACIIEADMYQLAQIPLGQPIHFVPSTLEEALKARHDQLRYLEQLAWRLNDAH; from the coding sequence ATGCTAAAACTCATTCGCGCCGGGCTTTATACCTCGGTACAGGACAGCGGGCGAGAAGGGCTGCGCCAGTCGGGGATCAGCCGCTGCGGCGCGCTGGATAAACCCGCGTTGATCACCGCTAACCTGCTGGTGGGCAATGACGCTAACGCTGCAGCACTGGAAATTACCCTCGGGCAGGTTAGCGTTGAATTTACCCGCGACGGCTGGTTTGCCTTAACCGGCGCAGGCTGCGACGCGCAGCTGGATGATAAACCGGTCTGGAGCGGCTGGCGACAGTGGGCGAAAGCCGGGCAGCAGTTGGTTCTCAAACGCCCCGTTCACGGCATTCGTAGCTATCTTGCGGTAGCCGGCGGAATTGATGTCCCGCTGGTGCTGGGTTCGCGCAGTACCGACCTGAAAGTAGGCGTTGGCGGCCTGGAAGGGCGGCGATTGCAGGATGGCGATACGCTGCCGCTGGGCGAAGCAGTGCGCCAGTTCGACGGGCCGCAGGGCGTGAAACAGTTGCAGCACAGCAACCGCATCCGTGCGCTGCCGGGGCCGGAATATCACGAATTCGATAAGGCGTCACAGGAAGCGTTCTGGCGTTCACCGTGGCAGCTCAGCCCGCAAAGCAACCGCATGGGTTATCGCCTGCAAGGGCAACCACTGATGCGCCAGACCGATCGCGAAATGTATTCGCACGGCCTGCTGCCGGGCGTGGTGCAGGTGCCGCATAACGGCCAGCCGATTGTGCTGATGAACGACGCGCAAACCACCGGCGGCTATCCACGCATTGCCTGCATTATCGAAGCCGATATGTATCAGCTGGCGCAAATTCCCCTCGGGCAACCGATCCACTTCGTTCCCAGTACGCTGGAAGAGGCGCTAAAAGCGCGCCACGATCAGCTGCGTTATCTGGAACAACTGGCATGGCGACTGAACGATGCTCATTGA
- the pxpB gene encoding 5-oxoprolinase subunit PxpB, protein MQRARCYLLGETAVVLELEPPVTLTSQKRIWRLTQRLAEQPEVVEAIPGMNNITVILRNPQELALDAIERLQRWWEESDALEPESRYIEIPVIYGGEQGPDLNEVAQHSGLTPKQVVELHASVDYVVWFLGFQPGFPYLGGLPEQLAMPRRAEPRLSVPAGSVGIGGAQTGIYPLATPGGWQLIGLTSQPLFDPHKEDPVLLRPGDTLRFVPQKEGVC, encoded by the coding sequence GTGCAGCGAGCGCGTTGTTATCTATTAGGGGAAACGGCGGTGGTGCTCGAACTTGAGCCACCGGTCACCCTGACGAGCCAGAAAAGAATCTGGCGATTAACTCAGCGTCTGGCTGAGCAACCGGAAGTGGTGGAAGCCATTCCGGGGATGAATAACATTACGGTGATTCTGCGTAACCCGCAGGAGCTGGCCCTCGATGCCATTGAGCGTTTACAGCGCTGGTGGGAGGAGAGTGACGCGCTGGAGCCGGAATCCCGCTATATCGAAATTCCGGTGATTTACGGCGGTGAGCAGGGGCCCGATCTCAATGAGGTCGCGCAACATAGCGGTCTAACGCCAAAGCAGGTGGTTGAACTGCACGCATCGGTGGATTACGTGGTGTGGTTCCTCGGCTTCCAGCCGGGCTTTCCGTACCTTGGCGGCCTGCCGGAACAACTCGCCATGCCGCGTCGCGCCGAACCGCGTTTGTCGGTTCCTGCGGGATCGGTTGGGATCGGCGGCGCACAAACCGGGATCTACCCGCTCGCGACGCCGGGTGGCTGGCAGCTGATTGGCCTGACCTCGCAGCCGTTGTTTGATCCACACAAAGAAGATCCGGTGCTGTTACGCCCCGGCGATACCTTGCGCTTTGTGCCGCAAAAGGAGGGCGTATGCTAA
- a CDS encoding type 2 GTP cyclohydrolase I: MKNTELEQLINDKLGSAAFSDYAPNGLQVEGREEIQKIVTGVTASQALIDEAVRQQADAVIVHHGYFWKGESPVIRGMKRNRLKALLSNDINLFGWHLPLDAHPELGNNVQLAQLLGINVMGEIEPLVPWGELSMPVSGLELASWIEARLGRKPLWSGDTGPDKVSRVAWCTGGGQGFIDSAARFGVDAFITGEVSEQTIHSAREQGLHFYAAGHHATERGGIRALSEWLNETTDLDVTFVDIPNPA; encoded by the coding sequence ATGAAAAATACCGAGCTGGAACAACTGATTAACGACAAACTCGGCAGCGCCGCCTTCAGCGACTATGCGCCAAATGGCTTACAGGTCGAAGGTCGCGAAGAGATTCAAAAAATTGTCACCGGGGTGACCGCCAGCCAGGCGCTGATTGACGAAGCGGTTCGCCAGCAGGCGGACGCGGTTATCGTCCACCATGGCTACTTCTGGAAAGGCGAATCGCCGGTGATTCGCGGCATGAAGCGCAACCGCCTGAAAGCGTTGCTCAGCAATGACATCAACCTTTTTGGCTGGCATTTACCGCTGGACGCGCACCCGGAGCTGGGTAACAACGTGCAGCTGGCGCAGCTGCTGGGCATTAACGTGATGGGCGAAATTGAGCCGCTGGTACCGTGGGGCGAGCTCTCCATGCCGGTTTCCGGGCTTGAGCTGGCTTCGTGGATTGAAGCGCGTCTGGGGCGTAAACCGCTGTGGAGCGGCGACACCGGGCCGGATAAAGTCAGCCGCGTGGCGTGGTGCACCGGTGGCGGGCAGGGCTTTATTGATAGCGCCGCCCGTTTTGGCGTCGATGCGTTTATCACCGGCGAAGTGTCCGAGCAAACCATCCACTCCGCCCGCGAGCAGGGGCTGCATTTTTATGCGGCAGGGCATCACGCCACTGAACGCGGCGGCATTCGCGCATTAAGCGAATGGCTGAATGAAACGACCGATCTGGATGTGACCTTTGTCGACATCCCTAACCCGGCCTGA
- the dtpD gene encoding dipeptide permease DtpD, producing MNTSQPRAIYYVVALQIWEYFSFYGMRALLILYLTNQLKYDDNHAYELFSAYCSLVYVTPILGGFLADKLLGNRMAVMIGAFLMVVGHLVLGASEMAPVFLYLSLAIIVCGYGLFKSNVSCLLGELYHPEDPRRDGGFSLLYAAGNIGSIVAPIACGYVQQEYSWAMGFALAAIGMLAGLVIFLCGNRHFTHTAGVNKAALHARQFGLPNWGWLLVLLVATPLLITVLFWKEWSVYALIVATVIGLGVLAKIYTKAENSKQRKELGLIVVLTFFSMLFWAFAQQGGSSISLYIDRFVNRDIFGYEVPTAMFQSVNGFAVMLCGVVLAWLIKEGVSGNRTVRIWGKFALGLGLMSAGFCILTLSARWSAAYGHSSMPLMVLGMAVMGFAELFIDPVAMSQITRIEIPGVTGVLTGIYMLLSGAIANYLAGVIADQTSQSAFDAAGAVNYAIDAYIDVFSEITWGALACVGAVLVIWLYQALKFRARRLAAQA from the coding sequence ATGAACACGTCACAGCCGCGAGCGATTTACTACGTTGTCGCCCTGCAAATTTGGGAATACTTCAGCTTTTACGGCATGCGCGCGCTGCTGATTCTGTATCTCACCAACCAGCTTAAGTACGACGATAACCACGCCTATGAACTGTTCAGCGCCTACTGTTCACTGGTTTACGTGACTCCGATTCTCGGCGGCTTCCTCGCGGATAAGTTATTGGGAAATCGTATGGCCGTAATGATCGGCGCGTTCCTGATGGTGGTGGGTCACCTGGTGCTGGGTGCCAGCGAAATGGCGCCGGTGTTCCTCTATTTGTCGCTGGCAATTATTGTCTGCGGCTATGGGTTGTTTAAATCTAACGTCAGTTGCCTGCTCGGTGAACTTTATCACCCGGAAGATCCGCGCCGTGACGGCGGTTTCTCTCTGCTGTATGCCGCCGGGAATATTGGCTCGATTGTCGCACCTATCGCCTGCGGCTACGTGCAGCAGGAGTATAGCTGGGCGATGGGCTTTGCGCTGGCGGCGATTGGTATGCTGGCCGGGCTGGTGATTTTCCTGTGCGGCAATCGCCACTTCACCCATACGGCGGGCGTCAATAAAGCGGCGCTGCATGCACGCCAGTTTGGTCTGCCAAACTGGGGCTGGCTGCTGGTGCTGCTGGTTGCCACGCCGTTACTGATCACCGTTCTGTTCTGGAAAGAGTGGTCGGTATATGCGCTGATTGTCGCCACGGTGATTGGCCTTGGCGTGCTGGCAAAAATCTACACCAAAGCGGAAAACAGCAAACAGCGTAAAGAGCTGGGGCTGATTGTGGTGCTCACTTTCTTCAGCATGCTGTTCTGGGCCTTCGCGCAGCAGGGCGGCAGTTCCATTAGCCTGTACATCGACCGTTTCGTAAACCGCGATATCTTCGGTTATGAAGTGCCTACCGCCATGTTCCAGTCGGTGAACGGTTTCGCGGTGATGCTGTGCGGCGTGGTGCTAGCGTGGCTGATTAAAGAAGGCGTGAGCGGCAACCGTACCGTGCGTATCTGGGGTAAATTCGCCCTGGGTTTAGGGCTGATGAGCGCAGGTTTCTGCATTCTGACTCTCAGCGCACGCTGGTCGGCGGCCTACGGTCACTCCTCTATGCCACTGATGGTGCTGGGGATGGCGGTGATGGGCTTTGCCGAACTGTTTATCGACCCGGTCGCCATGTCACAAATTACGCGTATTGAAATTCCCGGCGTCACTGGCGTACTCACCGGGATCTATATGCTGCTGTCGGGGGCGATTGCCAACTATCTTGCGGGCGTGATTGCCGACCAGACCTCGCAAAGCGCCTTCGATGCGGCGGGCGCGGTGAACTACGCTATCGACGCCTACATTGACGTCTTTAGCGAGATTACCTGGGGGGCGCTGGCCTGCGTAGGCGCTGTGCTGGTGATTTGGCTCTATCAGGCGCTGAAATTCCGCGCCCGTCGTCTGGCGGCCCAAGCGTAA
- the pxpA gene encoding 5-oxoprolinase subunit PxpA, protein MLIDLNADLGEGCGSDAALLQLVSSANIACGFHAGDAQTMVESVREALKNGVAIGAHPSFPDRENFGRTAMQLPPETVYAQTLYQIGALDAITRAQGGTLRHVKPHGMLYNQAAKDPQLADAIARAVHDCSPSLILVGLAGSELIRAGERCGLVTRQEVFADRGYQDDGSLVPRSQPGALISDEEQALAQTLEMVESGRVKSINGVWTPVTAQTVCLHGDGEHALLFARRLRRAFDERSIKISA, encoded by the coding sequence ATGCTCATTGATTTAAATGCCGATTTAGGCGAAGGCTGCGGCAGCGATGCCGCCCTGTTACAACTGGTCTCTTCCGCTAATATCGCCTGCGGCTTCCACGCGGGCGATGCGCAAACCATGGTTGAAAGCGTGCGTGAGGCGCTGAAAAACGGTGTCGCGATTGGCGCACATCCCAGCTTCCCTGACCGCGAAAACTTTGGCCGCACGGCAATGCAGTTGCCGCCAGAAACGGTCTACGCCCAGACGCTGTATCAAATTGGCGCGCTGGATGCCATCACCCGCGCGCAGGGCGGCACCCTGCGCCATGTGAAACCGCACGGCATGCTTTATAACCAGGCGGCCAAAGATCCACAGCTGGCGGATGCCATCGCCCGCGCGGTGCATGACTGCTCGCCATCGCTGATTTTAGTGGGCCTGGCGGGGAGCGAGTTAATACGCGCAGGGGAACGTTGCGGGCTGGTCACGCGGCAGGAAGTGTTTGCCGACCGGGGTTATCAGGACGATGGCAGCCTGGTGCCGCGCAGCCAACCGGGCGCACTCATCAGCGATGAAGAGCAGGCGCTGGCGCAAACGCTGGAGATGGTGGAATCAGGACGGGTGAAAAGCATTAACGGCGTCTGGACCCCGGTAACGGCACAAACGGTATGTCTGCACGGTGACGGGGAACACGCGCTTCTTTTCGCCCGCCGCTTGCGTCGCGCTTTTGACGAGCGCAGTATAAAAATTAGCGCTTAA
- the phrB gene encoding deoxyribodipyrimidine photo-lyase translates to MPTHLMWFRHDLRLNDNLALSAACRSADATVIALYIATPKQWQQHAMSPRQAAYIHAHLTALRASLEEKGIPLAFVEVDDFAASVEALKIFCDEHEVSSLFYNYQYEVNERQRDAAVEKALDEVRCQGFDDSVILSPGAVMTGNHEMYKVFTPFKKAWLTRLNDGMPECVAAPAKRKNAAHSVTCAPITFSYPQQDFDASLFAADEKSAIRQLRQFCQQGAGEYASQRDFPAIEGTSRLSAALAIGAISPRQCLHRLLTEQPKTLDDGPGSVWLNELIWREFYRHLMTYNPALCKHRPFIGWTERVKWHVSPEHLKAWQEGQTGYPIVDAAMRQLNATGWMHNRLRMIAASFLVKDLLIDWREGERYFMSQLIDGDLAANNGGWQWAASTGTDAAPYFRIFNPTTQGERFDKEGEFIRQWVSELAEVPQKLIHEPWKWADKEGVTLAYPRPIVDHKQARSETLAAYEAARKG, encoded by the coding sequence ATGCCCACCCATCTGATGTGGTTTCGCCACGATTTACGCCTGAATGATAATCTTGCGCTATCCGCCGCCTGTCGCTCTGCCGATGCGACAGTGATAGCGCTGTATATCGCTACGCCAAAGCAGTGGCAGCAACATGCGATGTCGCCCAGACAGGCGGCGTATATTCATGCTCACCTCACCGCGCTGCGCGCATCGCTGGAAGAAAAGGGGATCCCGCTGGCGTTTGTGGAAGTCGATGACTTCGCCGCAAGCGTAGAGGCGTTAAAAATCTTTTGCGATGAGCATGAGGTGAGCTCTCTTTTCTACAACTATCAATATGAAGTGAACGAGCGTCAGCGCGATGCGGCGGTAGAAAAGGCGCTGGATGAAGTGCGCTGTCAGGGATTTGATGACAGCGTGATCCTGTCGCCGGGCGCGGTGATGACCGGCAATCATGAGATGTATAAAGTGTTCACGCCGTTTAAAAAAGCGTGGCTGACGCGCCTGAATGATGGCATGCCTGAGTGTGTCGCGGCCCCCGCAAAGCGGAAAAATGCGGCGCACAGCGTGACGTGTGCACCGATTACGTTCAGCTATCCGCAGCAGGATTTCGATGCATCTCTTTTTGCCGCCGATGAAAAAAGCGCGATTCGCCAGCTGCGGCAGTTTTGTCAGCAGGGCGCGGGTGAGTACGCGTCTCAGCGCGATTTTCCGGCGATTGAGGGTACCAGTCGTTTGTCTGCGGCGCTTGCTATCGGGGCTATCTCCCCGCGTCAGTGTTTGCATCGTCTGCTGACCGAACAGCCAAAAACGCTGGATGACGGGCCGGGAAGCGTCTGGCTAAATGAACTGATTTGGCGAGAGTTTTACCGTCACCTGATGACCTACAACCCGGCGTTGTGTAAACATCGGCCCTTTATTGGCTGGACGGAACGGGTGAAATGGCACGTCTCGCCTGAACATTTGAAGGCATGGCAGGAAGGGCAAACGGGCTACCCGATTGTCGATGCGGCGATGCGACAGCTTAACGCCACGGGCTGGATGCATAACCGCCTGCGGATGATCGCCGCCAGTTTCCTGGTGAAAGATCTGCTTATCGACTGGCGCGAAGGCGAGCGCTACTTTATGTCGCAGTTGATAGATGGCGACCTGGCGGCGAACAACGGCGGCTGGCAGTGGGCGGCGTCTACCGGCACGGACGCCGCGCCGTACTTTCGCATTTTCAACCCGACGACGCAGGGAGAGCGGTTTGACAAGGAGGGCGAGTTTATCCGCCAGTGGGTGAGTGAGTTAGCGGAGGTTCCGCAAAAATTGATTCATGAACCCTGGAAGTGGGCGGATAAAGAGGGCGTAACGCTTGCGTATCCGCGCCCGATTGTCGATCACAAACAGGCGCGGAGTGAAACGCTTGCCGCCTATGAGGCGGCGCGGAAAGGATAA